One window of Streptomyces sp. FIT100 genomic DNA carries:
- a CDS encoding ABC transporter ATP-binding protein, with protein sequence MTAAAEHSWARRLAGYAWRYRLNVVLALGSSLAGMAVMAVVPLITKVVIDDVIGDHTRSLAVWTGLLIGAAVVVYVFTYIRRYYGGRLALDVQHDLRTEMYATITRLDGRRQDELSTGQVVGRATSDLQLIQGLLFMLPMTIGNVLLFVISLAVMAWLSLPLTLVALAVGPALWFIAKRSRVKLHPATWYAQQQAADVAGVVDGAVSGVRVVKGFGQEEQETGKLREVGRRLYAGRLRTIRLNARYTPALQAVPAFGQVAMLALGGWLATRGQITLGTFVAFSTYLAQLVGPVRMLAMVLTVGQQARAGVERVLELIDTRPSLQEGTKELPPDAPATVEFDDVGFAYGSAGEAGRPVLDGFSLEIRPGETVAVVGSSGSGKSTVSLLLPRFYDVTHGAVLVGGHDVRELTLDSLRAAIGLVPEDSFLFSDTVRANIAYGKPDATDEEIVQAARTAQADRFIDELPDGYATTVGEHGLTLSGGQRQRIALARAILADPRLLLLDDATSAVDARVEHEIHEALRGVMAGRTTLLIAHRRSTLGLADRIAVLDGGRLADIGTHEELQERSALYRRLLTDPDEMGGVSPGHTVTVELPEDRTVLAELDAGFDAERGITPPLWVRKEEAEEDAVTGATPELLAQVAALPPATETPDVDEVRAVTPEVSYGLRRLLRGFGLPLLFSLVLVAMDAGMGLLLPVLIRHGIDDGVEKAAMAAVWAASALALVTVVVQWAAQIGETRMTGRTGERILYALRLKIFAQLQRLGLDYYERELTGRIMTRMTTDVDALSTFLQTGLVTAFVSVVTFFGIMAVLVVIDVQLALVVFATLPVLVVGTFFFRRRSVRAYELARERIGVVNADLQESVSGLRIVQAFRRERSGNRRFVERSESYREARVRGQWLISVYFPFVQLLASVAAAAVLIVGAGRIEAGTLTTGALVAYLLYIDLFFAPVQQLSQVFDGYQQATVSLGRIQELLREPTSTAEAREPLDVLSLRGEIAFEDVSFAYGDDEEALSGVDLRIPAGQTVAFVGETGAGKSTLVKLVARFYDPSSGRVTADGADLRDLDLTAYRHRLGVVPQEAYLFPGTVRDAIAYGRPEATDAEVEAAARAVGAHDMIAMLDGGYLHEVAERGRNLSAGQRQLVALARAELVDPDVLLLDEATAALDLATEAQVNQATDRLTGRRTTLVVAHRLTTAARADRVVVMDRGRVVEDGTHDELLAEDGRYARLWRTFIGEEAPTEEAPTPA encoded by the coding sequence GTGACGGCGGCGGCAGAGCATTCGTGGGCACGGCGGCTGGCCGGGTACGCCTGGCGGTACCGGCTGAACGTCGTGCTCGCCCTCGGGTCCTCGCTCGCCGGCATGGCCGTGATGGCCGTCGTCCCCCTGATCACCAAGGTCGTCATCGACGACGTCATCGGCGATCACACACGGTCACTGGCGGTCTGGACCGGTCTGCTGATCGGCGCCGCGGTCGTCGTCTACGTCTTCACCTACATCCGCCGCTACTACGGTGGCCGCCTCGCCCTCGACGTCCAGCACGATCTCCGTACCGAGATGTACGCGACGATCACCCGGCTCGACGGCCGGCGCCAGGACGAGCTCTCCACGGGACAGGTCGTCGGACGGGCGACCAGCGACCTCCAGCTCATCCAGGGGCTGCTCTTCATGCTCCCGATGACGATCGGGAACGTCCTCCTCTTCGTCATCTCCCTCGCCGTCATGGCCTGGCTGTCGCTGCCGCTCACCCTGGTCGCGCTCGCCGTCGGCCCCGCCCTCTGGTTCATCGCCAAGCGCAGCCGGGTCAAGCTGCACCCCGCCACCTGGTACGCCCAGCAGCAGGCCGCCGACGTCGCCGGCGTGGTCGACGGGGCCGTCTCCGGTGTCCGGGTCGTCAAGGGTTTCGGCCAGGAGGAGCAGGAGACCGGAAAGCTCAGGGAGGTCGGCCGCAGGCTCTACGCGGGCCGGCTGCGCACGATCCGGCTCAACGCCCGCTACACCCCCGCCCTTCAGGCCGTGCCCGCGTTCGGACAGGTCGCGATGCTGGCGCTGGGTGGCTGGCTGGCGACCCGCGGCCAGATCACCCTGGGTACCTTTGTCGCCTTCTCGACCTATCTCGCCCAGCTCGTCGGGCCGGTGCGGATGCTCGCCATGGTGCTCACCGTCGGCCAGCAGGCCCGGGCCGGGGTCGAGCGGGTGCTGGAGCTGATCGACACCCGGCCGTCGCTGCAGGAGGGCACGAAGGAGCTGCCGCCCGACGCCCCGGCGACCGTCGAGTTCGACGACGTCGGCTTCGCGTACGGCTCCGCCGGCGAGGCGGGGCGGCCCGTGCTCGACGGTTTCTCGCTGGAGATCAGGCCCGGTGAGACCGTGGCCGTCGTCGGCTCGTCGGGCAGCGGGAAGTCCACCGTCTCGCTGCTGCTGCCGCGCTTCTACGACGTCACGCACGGCGCCGTCCTCGTCGGCGGCCACGACGTGCGCGAGCTGACCCTCGACTCGCTGCGCGCCGCCATCGGCCTCGTCCCGGAGGACAGCTTCCTCTTCTCCGACACCGTCCGCGCCAACATCGCGTACGGAAAGCCCGACGCGACGGACGAGGAGATCGTCCAGGCCGCGCGCACGGCGCAGGCGGACCGTTTCATCGACGAGCTGCCCGACGGGTACGCCACCACGGTCGGTGAGCACGGCCTCACCCTCTCCGGGGGCCAGCGCCAGCGCATCGCCCTCGCCCGCGCGATCCTCGCCGACCCCCGGCTGCTGCTCCTCGACGACGCCACCTCCGCCGTGGACGCGCGTGTCGAGCACGAGATCCACGAGGCGCTGCGCGGCGTGATGGCCGGGCGGACGACGCTGCTCATCGCCCACCGCCGCTCCACGCTCGGCCTCGCCGACCGCATCGCCGTACTCGACGGCGGCCGGCTCGCCGACATCGGCACCCACGAGGAGCTCCAGGAGCGCTCCGCGCTGTACCGGCGGCTGCTCACCGACCCGGACGAGATGGGCGGGGTCTCGCCGGGGCACACCGTCACCGTCGAGCTGCCCGAGGACCGCACCGTCCTGGCCGAGCTCGACGCCGGGTTCGACGCCGAGCGGGGCATCACGCCGCCGCTGTGGGTGCGCAAGGAGGAGGCGGAGGAGGACGCGGTCACCGGGGCCACGCCCGAGCTGCTCGCCCAGGTCGCGGCGCTGCCCCCGGCCACCGAGACGCCCGACGTCGACGAGGTGCGGGCGGTGACGCCCGAGGTGTCGTACGGACTGCGCAGGCTGCTGCGCGGTTTCGGTCTCCCGCTGCTGTTCAGCCTGGTGCTGGTCGCGATGGACGCGGGCATGGGCCTGCTGCTGCCGGTGCTGATCCGGCACGGCATCGACGACGGTGTCGAGAAGGCGGCGATGGCCGCGGTGTGGGCGGCGTCCGCGCTGGCGCTCGTCACCGTGGTCGTGCAGTGGGCGGCGCAGATCGGCGAGACCCGGATGACGGGGCGCACCGGCGAGCGGATCCTCTACGCGCTCCGGCTGAAGATCTTCGCGCAGTTGCAGCGGCTCGGCCTCGACTACTACGAACGCGAGCTGACCGGCCGGATCATGACCCGGATGACGACGGACGTGGATGCCCTGTCCACGTTCCTCCAGACCGGTCTGGTCACCGCCTTCGTCTCGGTCGTCACCTTCTTCGGCATCATGGCCGTGCTGGTGGTGATCGACGTGCAGCTGGCGCTGGTGGTCTTCGCGACGCTGCCGGTGCTGGTCGTGGGCACCTTCTTCTTCCGGCGCCGGTCGGTGAGGGCGTACGAACTCGCGCGCGAGCGCATCGGCGTCGTCAACGCCGACCTCCAGGAGTCGGTCAGCGGGCTGCGGATCGTGCAGGCGTTCCGCCGCGAGCGCTCCGGGAACCGGCGGTTCGTGGAGCGCAGCGAGAGCTACCGCGAGGCGCGGGTGCGCGGCCAGTGGCTGATCTCCGTGTACTTCCCGTTCGTCCAGCTGCTGGCGTCGGTGGCGGCCGCGGCCGTGCTGATCGTCGGCGCGGGACGGATCGAGGCGGGCACGCTCACGACGGGTGCGCTGGTCGCGTATCTGCTGTACATCGATCTGTTCTTCGCGCCCGTGCAGCAGCTGTCGCAGGTCTTCGACGGCTATCAGCAGGCGACCGTGTCGCTGGGCCGCATCCAGGAGCTGCTGCGCGAGCCGACGTCGACGGCCGAGGCCCGGGAGCCGCTCGACGTGCTGTCGCTGCGCGGCGAGATCGCCTTCGAGGACGTGTCGTTCGCCTACGGCGACGACGAAGAAGCGCTCAGCGGCGTCGACCTGCGGATCCCGGCCGGGCAGACGGTCGCCTTCGTCGGCGAGACCGGCGCGGGCAAGTCGACGCTGGTCAAGCTGGTGGCCCGGTTCTACGACCCGAGCAGCGGGCGGGTCACGGCCGACGGCGCCGATCTGCGCGACCTCGACCTCACCGCGTACCGGCACCGGCTCGGTGTCGTCCCGCAGGAGGCGTACCTCTTCCCCGGCACGGTGCGCGACGCCATCGCGTACGGGCGTCCGGAGGCGACCGACGCCGAGGTGGAGGCGGCGGCCCGTGCCGTCGGCGCCCACGACATGATCGCCATGCTGGACGGCGGCTATCTGCATGAGGTCGCCGAGCGCGGCCGGAACCTCTCGGCGGGCCAGCGCCAGCTCGTCGCGCTCGCCCGGGCGGAGCTCGTCGACCCGGACGTGCTCCTGCTCGACGAGGCGACCGCCGCGCTGGACCTGGCCACCGAGGCCCAGGTCAACCAGGCCACCGACCGTCTCACCGGACGCCGCACGACGCTCGTCGTCGCCCACCGGCTGACCACCGCCGCCCGCGCCGACCGGGTGGTCGTCATGGACCGCGGCCGGGTCGTCGAGGACGGTACGCACGACGAACTCCTGGCCGAGGACGGGCGGTACGCGCGGCTGTGGCGGACGTTCATCGGCGAGGAGGCGCCCACGGAGGAGGCGCCCACGCCGGCCTGA
- a CDS encoding serine hydrolase: protein MPAVATVATATPAAAAAPAATCTSLTPGLAAKLAKDINGALAGRASTTAIFVNDRISRTSCTLRHEQRFDSASVVKVTVLAALLWDAQKSGRALTATEKSRAKAMITQSDNDSTSALWRQLGPTKIQNFLRAAGMTKTVPGSGGYWGLTQITAYDQQKLLSRITVKNGLLTDASRSYILQLMNQVVSSQRWGAPAGAPATARIHVKNGWLSRSTHGWRVHSTAAFTGGGHDYQITVLTYDNKTMNDGINTIQAVARAVHKDLNPTAPTRLGYTPTATPEEAVPAVPGRPAQDAVQADPALR from the coding sequence CTGCCGGCCGTCGCGACGGTGGCGACCGCCACGCCGGCCGCTGCCGCTGCACCCGCCGCGACCTGCACCTCGCTCACCCCGGGCCTGGCCGCCAAGCTGGCCAAGGACATCAACGGCGCCCTCGCGGGCCGTGCGTCGACGACGGCGATCTTCGTCAACGACCGGATCAGCCGGACGAGCTGCACCCTGCGCCACGAGCAGCGGTTCGACTCGGCCAGCGTGGTCAAGGTGACGGTGCTCGCCGCTCTCCTATGGGATGCCCAGAAGAGCGGCCGTGCGCTGACGGCCACCGAGAAGTCCCGCGCCAAGGCCATGATCACCCAGTCGGACAACGACTCGACCAGCGCGCTGTGGCGCCAGCTCGGACCGACCAAGATCCAGAACTTCCTCCGCGCCGCGGGCATGACCAAGACCGTCCCGGGCTCCGGCGGCTACTGGGGGCTCACCCAGATCACCGCCTACGACCAGCAGAAGCTGCTGTCGCGGATCACGGTGAAGAACGGCCTGCTGACGGATGCCTCGCGCAGCTACATCCTCCAGCTGATGAACCAGGTCGTCTCGTCCCAGCGCTGGGGCGCCCCGGCGGGCGCCCCCGCCACCGCCAGGATCCACGTGAAGAACGGCTGGCTGTCGCGGTCCACGCACGGCTGGCGGGTGCACTCGACGGCCGCCTTCACCGGTGGCGGGCACGACTACCAGATCACCGTGCTCACGTACGACAACAAGACCATGAACGACGGCATCAACACGATCCAGGCCGTCGCGCGCGCGGTCCACAAGGACCTCAACCCCACCGCGCCCACCCGCCTGGGCTACACGCCGACGGCCACTCCGGAGGAGGCCGTCCCGGCGGTTCCGGGCCGCCCGGCGCAGGACGCCGTACAGGCGGACCCGGCGCTGCGCTAG
- a CDS encoding thiamine pyrophosphate-binding protein codes for MTHDHDLVLRPTAAQTAAALNPPARHPATTPQGGATRHVSDRRNGGDLVVETLAGLGATTVFGLPGQHALGMFDALRRSDLAYIGLRVENNAGFAADAYGRVTGQVAPLLLSTGPGALTSLAALQEAAAASAPVLAISSQIPTAGLGGGRHGYLHELRDQKASFRDIVKSVHTVRHASQIPSAVAAAWESALSAPHGPVWVEIPQDVLLAEVTLPVVSAMDATPHDLVPRPELTAVAADLLRNAERPAIIAGGGVVRSDASGKLLALAEKLDAPVVTTFGGKGAFPWEHPLSMRSWLEDRHTTDFLEDADVLLVVGSGLGELSSNYHTFAPRGRVIQIEADLGKLESNHPALGIHADARTALAVLLETVEERRDPAAAERVSTLLAKVRERIADQELTLEQQVLAAVREALPDDSPSFWDMTILAYWAWSAFDARQPNTMHSAQGAGGLGYGFPAALGAAAAEPSRPVLAVSGDGGAMYSIAELATARQYNLPVTWLIVDDGGYGILREYMTDAFGEATATELSRPDFVALAESFGVPAVRTTPESLREDLAKSLAEPGPSVVVLPALLRMFAPTHL; via the coding sequence GTGACCCACGACCACGACCTCGTACTGCGCCCCACCGCGGCGCAGACCGCGGCCGCGCTCAACCCTCCCGCCCGTCACCCGGCCACCACCCCTCAAGGGGGCGCTACGCGCCACGTGTCTGATCGGCGGAACGGCGGTGACCTCGTCGTCGAGACCCTCGCCGGGCTCGGCGCGACCACCGTCTTCGGGCTGCCCGGGCAGCACGCGCTCGGCATGTTCGACGCGCTGCGCCGCTCCGATCTCGCGTACATCGGACTGCGCGTCGAGAACAACGCGGGCTTCGCGGCCGACGCGTACGGTCGGGTCACCGGGCAGGTCGCGCCGCTGCTGCTGTCCACCGGACCCGGCGCGCTGACCTCGCTCGCCGCGCTCCAGGAGGCCGCCGCGGCCAGCGCCCCGGTGCTGGCGATCTCCAGCCAGATCCCCACCGCGGGCCTCGGCGGCGGGCGCCACGGCTATCTGCACGAACTGCGCGACCAGAAGGCGTCGTTCCGCGACATCGTCAAGTCCGTGCACACCGTCCGCCACGCCTCCCAGATCCCGTCGGCCGTCGCCGCCGCCTGGGAGTCCGCGCTGAGCGCCCCGCACGGCCCGGTCTGGGTGGAGATCCCGCAGGACGTGCTGCTCGCCGAGGTGACCCTGCCGGTCGTCTCCGCCATGGACGCGACCCCGCACGACCTCGTGCCGCGCCCCGAACTGACCGCCGTCGCCGCGGACCTGCTGCGGAACGCGGAGCGCCCGGCGATCATCGCGGGCGGCGGAGTCGTACGCTCCGACGCGTCCGGCAAGCTGCTGGCGCTCGCCGAGAAGCTGGACGCGCCGGTCGTCACGACCTTCGGCGGCAAGGGCGCCTTCCCGTGGGAGCACCCGCTGTCGATGCGGTCCTGGCTGGAGGACCGGCACACCACCGACTTCCTGGAGGACGCCGACGTCCTGCTGGTCGTCGGCTCGGGCCTCGGCGAACTGTCCTCGAACTACCACACGTTCGCCCCGCGCGGCCGCGTCATCCAGATCGAGGCGGACCTCGGCAAGCTGGAGTCCAACCACCCGGCGCTCGGCATCCACGCCGACGCCCGGACGGCCCTGGCCGTACTGCTGGAGACCGTGGAGGAGCGCCGCGACCCGGCCGCCGCCGAGCGGGTGTCCACCCTGCTGGCGAAGGTGCGCGAGCGGATCGCCGACCAGGAGCTGACCCTGGAGCAGCAGGTGCTCGCCGCGGTCCGCGAAGCCCTGCCGGACGACTCCCCGAGCTTCTGGGACATGACGATCCTGGCGTACTGGGCCTGGTCCGCCTTCGACGCCCGGCAGCCGAACACGATGCACTCCGCCCAGGGCGCAGGCGGCCTCGGCTACGGCTTCCCCGCCGCGCTCGGCGCGGCCGCCGCGGAGCCGAGCCGTCCGGTGCTCGCGGTCTCCGGCGACGGCGGCGCGATGTACTCGATCGCGGAGCTGGCGACGGCGAGGCAGTACAACCTGCCGGTGACCTGGCTGATCGTCGACGACGGCGGCTACGGCATCCTGCGCGAGTACATGACCGACGCCTTCGGCGAGGCGACCGCGACCGAGCTGTCCCGCCCGGACTTCGTCGCGCTCGCCGAGTCGTTCGGGGTGCCCGCGGTGCGTACGACGCCCGAGTCGCTCCGCGAGGACCTGGCCAAGTCGCTGGCCGAGCCCGGTCCTTCGGTGGTGGTGCTGCCGGCGCTGCTGAGGATGTTCGCGCCGACGCACCTCTGA
- the speB gene encoding agmatinase, with translation MSSNETPRGPIDSSRIPRYAGPATFARLPRLDEVGTTDVAVVGVPFDAGVSYRPGARFGGNAIREASRLLRPYNPAQDASPFALAQVADAGDIAANPFNINEAVETIEAAADDLLGTGARMMTLGGDHTIALPLLRSVAKKHGPVALLHFDAHLDTWDTYFGAEYTHGTPFRRAVEEGILDTEALSHVGIRGPLYGKQDLTDDEKMGFGIVTSSDVYRRGADEVADQLRQRIGDRPLYISIDIDCLDPAHAPGTGTPEAGGMTSRELLEILRGLASCNLVSADVVEVSPAYDHAEITSVAASHTAYELTTIMSRQIAANRAAGAAEAAK, from the coding sequence ATGAGCAGCAACGAGACGCCGCGCGGCCCCATCGACTCGTCCCGCATCCCGCGGTACGCCGGACCCGCGACGTTCGCCCGGCTGCCCCGGCTCGACGAGGTCGGTACCACCGATGTCGCCGTCGTCGGCGTGCCCTTCGACGCCGGGGTCTCGTACCGCCCCGGCGCGCGCTTCGGCGGCAACGCCATCCGGGAGGCGTCGAGGCTCCTGCGGCCGTACAACCCGGCGCAGGACGCCTCGCCCTTCGCGCTCGCGCAGGTCGCGGACGCGGGCGACATCGCCGCCAACCCGTTCAACATCAACGAGGCCGTCGAGACCATCGAGGCAGCGGCCGACGACCTGCTGGGCACCGGCGCCCGGATGATGACCCTCGGCGGCGACCACACCATCGCGCTGCCGCTGCTGCGCTCGGTCGCCAAGAAGCACGGCCCTGTGGCGCTGCTGCACTTCGACGCGCACCTGGACACCTGGGACACCTACTTCGGCGCCGAGTACACGCACGGCACCCCGTTCCGCCGTGCCGTCGAGGAGGGCATCCTCGACACCGAGGCGCTCTCCCACGTCGGCATCCGCGGCCCGCTGTACGGCAAGCAGGACCTCACCGACGACGAGAAGATGGGCTTCGGCATCGTCACCTCGTCCGACGTCTACCGGCGCGGCGCCGACGAGGTCGCCGACCAGCTCCGCCAGCGCATCGGCGACCGCCCGCTCTACATCTCCATCGACATCGACTGCCTCGACCCGGCGCACGCCCCCGGCACCGGCACCCCCGAGGCCGGCGGCATGACCTCCCGCGAGCTCCTGGAGATCCTCCGCGGCCTCGCCTCCTGCAACCTGGTCTCCGCCGACGTCGTCGAGGTCTCCCCGGCCTACGACCACGCCGAGATCACCTCGGTCGCGGCCTCCCACACCGCGTACGAGCTGACCACGATCATGTCCCGCCAGATCGCGGCGAACCGCGCCGCGGGCGCGGCGGAAGCCGCGAAGTGA
- a CDS encoding sodium:solute symporter, with the protein MAVDYAVIVVYLAGMLAMGWWGMRRAKSKSEFLVAGRRLGPWMYSGTMAAIVLGGASTIGGVGLGYKYGLSGAWMVFTIGLGLLALSVFFSARIARLKVYTVSEMLDLRYGGRAGLITGVVMWAYTLMLAVTSTIAYATIFDVLFDMNRTLAIILGGSIVVAYSTLGGMWSITLTDMVQFVVKTIGVLLLLLPIAVIKAGGFAEMKAQLPTDYFAPLGIGGETIFTYVLIYTFGMLIGQDIWQRVFTARNDKVARWGGTVAGTYCLVYALAGAVIGTAAKVLYPNLANADDAFATIVKDELPLGVRGLVLAAALAAVMSTSSGALIACATVANNDIWQRLRGAVTRRGTDGEPHDEVKGNRLFILAMGVAVIVIAIALNNVIEALTVAYNLLVGGLLVPILGGLLWKRGTVHGALSSVVVGGLAVIGLMWHYGILANEPVYYGLLASLATYVAVSLATPPTDAAVLAHWRERLAGRGGPSDTAEAAAEPAVPATP; encoded by the coding sequence ATGGCCGTCGACTACGCAGTGATCGTCGTCTATCTGGCCGGCATGCTGGCCATGGGCTGGTGGGGCATGCGCCGCGCCAAGTCCAAGAGCGAGTTCCTGGTGGCGGGCCGCAGGCTCGGCCCCTGGATGTACTCCGGCACGATGGCCGCCATCGTCCTCGGCGGCGCCTCCACCATCGGCGGCGTCGGTCTCGGCTACAAGTACGGGCTCTCCGGCGCCTGGATGGTCTTCACCATCGGCCTCGGCCTCCTCGCCCTCTCGGTCTTCTTCTCCGCGCGCATCGCCCGGCTGAAGGTCTACACCGTCTCCGAGATGCTCGACCTGCGCTACGGCGGCCGCGCCGGGCTCATCACCGGCGTCGTGATGTGGGCGTACACGCTGATGCTCGCGGTCACCTCGACCATCGCCTACGCCACGATCTTCGACGTCCTCTTCGACATGAACCGGACGCTCGCGATCATCCTCGGCGGCTCGATCGTCGTCGCCTACTCCACGCTCGGCGGCATGTGGTCGATCACGCTCACCGACATGGTGCAGTTCGTCGTCAAGACCATCGGTGTGCTGCTCCTGCTGCTGCCCATCGCGGTGATCAAGGCCGGCGGCTTCGCGGAGATGAAGGCCCAGCTGCCCACCGACTACTTCGCACCGCTCGGCATCGGCGGCGAGACGATCTTCACCTACGTGCTGATCTACACCTTCGGCATGCTGATCGGCCAGGACATCTGGCAGCGCGTCTTCACCGCCCGCAACGACAAGGTCGCCCGCTGGGGCGGCACCGTCGCCGGCACGTACTGCCTGGTCTACGCCCTCGCCGGCGCCGTCATCGGCACCGCCGCCAAGGTGCTCTACCCCAACCTCGCCAACGCCGACGACGCCTTCGCCACCATCGTCAAGGACGAACTCCCCCTCGGTGTGCGGGGCCTGGTGCTCGCCGCCGCGCTCGCCGCCGTGATGTCCACCTCGTCCGGCGCGCTGATCGCCTGCGCCACCGTCGCCAACAACGACATCTGGCAGCGGCTGCGCGGCGCCGTCACCCGCCGGGGCACCGACGGCGAACCGCACGACGAGGTCAAGGGCAACCGGCTGTTCATCCTGGCCATGGGCGTCGCGGTGATCGTCATCGCCATCGCGCTGAACAACGTGATCGAGGCGCTCACGGTCGCGTACAACCTGCTCGTCGGCGGACTCCTGGTCCCGATCCTCGGCGGTCTGCTGTGGAAGCGCGGCACCGTCCACGGCGCGCTCTCCTCGGTCGTCGTCGGCGGCCTCGCGGTCATCGGCCTGATGTGGCACTACGGCATCCTCGCCAACGAGCCCGTCTACTACGGCCTGCTCGCCTCGCTCGCCACGTACGTCGCCGTCTCGCTGGCGACCCCGCCGACCGACGCGGCGGTCCTGGCCCACTGGCGCGAGCGCCTCGCGGGCCGCGGCGGCCCCTCGGACACCGCGGAGGCGGCCGCGGAGCCGGCCGTCCCGGCCACCCCCTGA
- a CDS encoding PucR family transcriptional regulator, producing MPDPAPYPSAPAAPPAPPIPLAALLAREDLGLRLVAGPEDAEIQWVHTSEMADPYPYLLGGELLLTAGVLLKDPETYAARVAEAGGAAIGFGVAPVYDTVPPALVEACERRGLPLVEVPPQTPFTAIARAVWRLMAQVRHQELRRVSEAQQGLATAAARPDPVLAVLQQLASRLGGWAVLLAPDGSVLQSSGRPPSREAREALGRLARVVSPAADDETGSGSGAGPGTGTGPGSRSGSGAGSGTGTGPGSGDSGAGTGGPGDGATRRAPASATDSVAGTHLAAYALGGGEALALGIATEGREPGGHTVAGMAVVLLSLLTAPHQGTDATGRSAALVRLLLGAAPADVAPTLGPGPWAVVHATRPGEPPDRIAASALGAALGSALVDADGATVRIVLSGERRIEPQPGWTLGVSAPADPAELSAADTAAARALRRAEATREPLARQRDAGLAELVAPGEAAVHARGLLAPIAGTPALTETLRVWLSLHGSWDRTAIALGVHRNTVRQRIARCAALLGADLDDADVRMELWFALRYV from the coding sequence ATGCCGGATCCTGCGCCATACCCGTCCGCCCCAGCGGCCCCACCGGCCCCACCGATCCCGCTGGCCGCACTGCTGGCCCGTGAGGACCTGGGGCTGCGGCTCGTCGCGGGCCCCGAGGACGCCGAGATCCAGTGGGTGCACACCTCGGAGATGGCCGATCCGTACCCCTATCTGCTCGGCGGCGAGCTGCTGCTCACGGCGGGCGTGCTGCTGAAGGACCCGGAGACGTACGCCGCCCGGGTCGCCGAGGCGGGCGGCGCGGCGATCGGCTTCGGGGTCGCTCCCGTGTACGACACCGTGCCGCCGGCGCTCGTCGAGGCGTGCGAGCGGCGCGGGCTGCCGCTGGTCGAGGTGCCGCCGCAGACCCCGTTCACGGCGATCGCCCGTGCGGTCTGGCGGCTCATGGCCCAGGTCCGCCACCAGGAGCTCCGCCGGGTCAGCGAGGCCCAGCAGGGCCTGGCCACCGCCGCCGCCCGGCCCGACCCGGTCCTCGCCGTGCTCCAGCAGCTGGCGTCCCGCCTCGGCGGCTGGGCGGTGCTGCTCGCGCCGGACGGCTCCGTCCTCCAGTCGTCGGGGCGTCCGCCGTCGCGCGAGGCACGGGAGGCGCTGGGGCGGCTGGCGCGGGTGGTGAGCCCGGCGGCGGACGACGAGACCGGGTCCGGTTCGGGAGCGGGGCCGGGAACGGGAACGGGGCCGGGATCAAGATCAGGGTCAGGAGCGGGATCGGGGACGGGGACGGGGCCGGGGTCCGGGGACAGCGGCGCCGGGACCGGCGGGCCGGGCGACGGCGCCACACGCCGTGCTCCCGCGTCCGCGACCGACTCCGTCGCGGGCACGCACCTCGCCGCATACGCCCTCGGCGGCGGCGAGGCGCTCGCCCTCGGGATCGCGACCGAGGGGCGCGAGCCCGGCGGCCACACCGTCGCCGGCATGGCCGTCGTCCTGCTGTCGCTGCTCACGGCCCCGCACCAGGGCACCGACGCCACCGGCCGGTCCGCGGCCCTCGTACGGCTGCTGCTGGGTGCCGCGCCCGCCGACGTGGCGCCCACGCTCGGGCCGGGCCCCTGGGCCGTGGTCCACGCCACGCGCCCGGGCGAGCCGCCCGACCGGATCGCGGCGTCGGCGCTCGGTGCGGCGCTGGGCAGCGCGCTGGTGGACGCGGACGGCGCGACCGTACGGATCGTGCTCTCCGGTGAGCGCCGGATCGAGCCGCAGCCGGGCTGGACGCTCGGGGTCAGCGCCCCGGCCGACCCCGCCGAGCTGTCCGCCGCCGACACCGCGGCGGCGCGGGCTCTGCGCCGGGCCGAGGCGACCCGGGAGCCGCTGGCCCGCCAGCGCGACGCGGGCCTCGCGGAGCTGGTCGCCCCGGGCGAGGCCGCCGTCCACGCCCGGGGCCTCCTCGCGCCGATCGCGGGCACCCCGGCGCTCACCGAGACACTGCGCGTCTGGCTCTCGCTGCACGGCAGCTGGGACCGCACGGCGATCGCCCTCGGCGTCCACCGCAACACCGTGCGCCAGCGCATCGCCCGCTGTGCGGCGCTGCTCGGGGCGGACCTGGACGACGCGGACGTGCGGATGGAGCTGTGGTTCGCGCTGCGCTACGTGTGA